A portion of the Sabethes cyaneus chromosome 3, idSabCyanKW18_F2, whole genome shotgun sequence genome contains these proteins:
- the LOC128742651 gene encoding protein CNPPD1: MIEFEQSALNLSDNKAIDHGEFLNRIKKTLYYGSSTVKCTKISRPLADYAADIFSESHRGHSLSRLNFVTVGNLTVTPCSLILAMIYLDRLNTIDPAYARRITPSELFMVSMMVSTKFYCGYDEDVYLSVWADSGNISVDHMKELELEFLDAIGWNIYVSNHEFFEKLKSVERVLAKRQGLTRGWLTYTELINFLPTLALAKQILNYSTVIAFSYTASVMTIAGAFFLASNINVPGNVLFRGDSTKTVSSSECIPVGTDPSLLDGRNCTMLQTESQTVPLSLEDCQCSLQMVIEAAYNFGNAYANDNANYESHSYKPDYSSVSIDQFPSPAVKMGSTVNRKHYRFMYPATFGTDEDDENLESDANSGKNNSNEHDPENHNCTYDRLIFSLLYGSVAPNPVETSYQSKNAVYSNYKRTFEIFSSFLKFL, encoded by the exons ATGATCGAATTCGAGCAATCTGCTTTAAACCTTTCCGATAATAAG GCAATAGACCATGGAGAATTTTTAAATCGCATTAAGAAAACGCTCTACTACGGCTCGTCCACGGTAAAATGTACAAAAATCAGTCGACCCTTAGCGGACTATGCGGCAGACATTTTCTCCGAATCGCATCGTGGCCATTCGCTGAGTCGGCTCAATTTTGTTACCGTCGGTAATTTGACCGTCACACCATGCTCGCTCATTTTGGCAATGATCTACCTTGATCGGCTTAATACTATCGATCCGGCATACGCACGACGAATTACGCCTTCCGAACTGTTCATGGTGTCAATG ATGGTCTCAACCAAATTCTATTGTGGCTATGATGAGGATGTCTATCTAAGCGTATGGGCCGATTCGGGAAACATATCCGTGGATCATATGAAAGAACTGGAATTAGAATTTCTTGATGCAATa GGTTGGAATATATACGTCTCAAATCATGAGTTTTTCGAGAAGCTTAAATCAGTAGAAAGAGTTCTCGCCAAACGGCAGGGTCTTACCAGAGGCTGGCTAACATATACCGAGCTGATCAATTTTCTTCCAACGCTAGCATTAGCCAAGCAGATTCTGAATTACAGTACTGTTATTGCTTTTAGTTACACCGCAAGTGTGATGACGATTGCCGGGGCCTTTTTTCTAGCTAGTAACATAAACGTACCTGGAAACGTTCTTTTCCGCGGCGATTCAACAAAGACTGTATCCTCTTCGGAATGTATACCAGTTGGAACAGATCCGTCTTTATTAGATGGCCGTAATTGCACTATGCTACAAACGGAATCACAAACGGTACCTTTATCCCTAGAAGACTGTCAATGCTCATTACAGATGGTAATCGAAGCCGCCTACAATTTCGGCAATGCTTACGCCAACGATAATGCAAATTACGAATCTCATAGCTATAAACCGGATTATTCTTCAGTTTCGATAGACCAGTTTCCTTCACCTGCTGTGAAGATGGGTTCTACGGTTAATCGGAAGCACTATCGGTTTATGTATCCAGCAACCTTCGGCACTGACGAAGATGATGAGAATCTCGAATCTGATGCAAATTCTggcaaaaataattcaaatgagCACGACCCGGAAAACCATAATTGCACCTATGACAGACTTATTTTTTCGTTATTATATGGAAGCGTCGCGCCTAACCCAGTTGAGACTAGCTATCAGTCAAAAAATGCTGTTTACTCTAACTACAAACGAACCTTCGAGATATTTAGCTCGTTCCttaaatttttataa
- the LOC128740520 gene encoding uncharacterized protein LOC128740520 — protein MLRCAAYVVIGLVFLFIKPYSCARVREYVGEKVATCATPNTDKYLLESPGGWNFSVDGHKFHFKGSFVVKETIQDPLELILAANRCSLDMKNCEPFNKLTLNRICHHINGREYLATFLDGIQPSFRCPIKPGVYEFKNSTMGLSFISNLPIEGYRWTASRIKEFLGEKVATCVTPNTKDYLLEFPTGWNYSIGSNKVHFYGSFVIKETIQAPIDLIIASNRCTLDMKTCEPFNKFTLPRICTYVNDENGVFASFFNSLEPNFHCPLKPGVYEFKNSTIDLRFFTNFPLEGYRWTASLKLISKDKLKKEIFCLYAQVYVRWIRKS, from the exons ATGCTTAGGTGTGCCGCATATGTTGTTATAGgtttagtttttcttttcatAAAACCTTACTCTTGTGCG CGTGTTCGAGAGTATGTTGGAGAGAAAGTGGCGACCTGTGCCACGCCAAATACTGACAAATATCTTTTGGAATCACCCGGCGGTTGGAACTTCTCCGTAGATGGCCACAAGTTTCACTTCAAGGGCAGCTTTGTCGTTAAAGAAACTATTCAGGATCCTTTAGAG CTTATACTTGCCGCTAATCGCTGTTCACTGGACATGAAAAACTGCGAACCTTTCAACAAGCtgacgcttaatcggatctgcCATCACATCAACGGGAGGGAGTATCTGGCTACGTTTCTGGATGGCATACAGCCCAGTTTTCGATGTCCGATCAAACCTGGTGTTTATGAGTTCAAAAATTCCACCATGGGTTTGAGCTTTATATCGAACCTGCCCATCGAAGGATATCGTTGGACGGCCAGC CGTATCAAAGAGTTTCTCGGAGAGAAGGTAGCCACATGCGTAACACCGAACACCAAAGATTATCTTCTCGAGTTTCCTACCGGCTGGAATTATTCAATAGGTAGCAACAAAGTGCACTTCTATGGCAGCTTCGTCATCAAGGAAACCATCCAAGCGCCAATTGAT CTTATAATCGCCTCCAATCGTTGTACACTGGATATGAAAACCTGCGAGCCGTTCAACAAGTTTACACTGCCGCGGATTTGCACCTACGTCAACGACGAGAACGGTGTGTTTGCTTCGTTTTTCAACAGcttggaaccaaattttcacTGTCCGCTTAAGCCGGGCGTGTACGAGTTTAAAAATTCAACCATCGATTTACGCTTTTTTACAAACTTTCCCCTAGAGGGGTATCGCTGGACGGCAAGTCTCAAGCTGATTTCAAAAGATAAACTCAAAAAGGAGATATTTTGCCTGTATGCGCAGGTTTATGTTAGATGGATAAGAAAATCTTAA
- the LOC128743148 gene encoding ATP-dependent Clp protease proteolytic subunit, mitochondrial, with the protein MMRITNVFSNIYKAKRSLHTTSTSLINLVPIVVEQTGRGERAYDIFSRLLKERIICLMGPIHDDLSSLIVAQLLFLQSENANKTIHMYINSPGGSVTAGLAIYDTMQYVKPPVATWCVGQACSMGSLLLAAGSPGLRHSLPNSRIMIHQPSGGAQGQATDIQIQAEEILKLKRQLTGIYAKHTNTAENILYAKMERDTFLSPEEAQQLGIIDKVLEHPPSSTEESS; encoded by the exons ATGATGCGAATCACCAATGTCTTCAGCAATATTTACAAAGCT AAACGATCACTGCATACAACAAGCACCAGCCTGATCAATTTAGTTCCCATCGTTGTGGAACAAACCGGCAGGGGTGAACGAGCCTATGATATATTTTCCAGATTGTTAAAAGAACGCATTATATGCCTGATGGGTCCAATTCATGATGATCTTAGTTCTCTAATAGTGGCACAACTACTTTTCCTTCAGTcggaaaatgcaaataaaacaatTCACATGTACATCAATTCACCGGGAGGAAGCGTGACGGCTGGCCTGGCTATATATGACACCATGCAATATGTAAAACCTCCCGTTGCTACCTGGTGCGTCGGACAGGCATGCTCCATGGGTTCATTGTTACTTGCTGCAGGATCGCCCGGCCTGCGCCATTCATTGCCAAACTCAAGAATCATGATTCATCAACCGTCCGGCGGAGCGCAAGGCCAGGCAACTGATATTCAAATTCAGGCCGAAGAAATTCTCAAACTAAAACGACAACTGACGGGAATATATGCCAAACATACAAACACGGCCGAGAACATTTTATACGCCAAGATGGAACGTGACACTTTTCTCAGCCCGGAAGAAGCTCAACAGCTGGGAATCATCGATAAGGTACTGGAACATCCGCCGTCCTCCACGGAAGAGTCCTCGTGA
- the LOC128740521 gene encoding uncharacterized protein LOC128740521, with the protein MATNTGSTPSSTETTVKYVEVLFNTINHVLIGYVTIYLSYVSYMNGFSNIFSWHIFLCAIGYHFFMAESFLTLYSSNSWTSMNDAGTKRHLHWILQAIGFVTIFVGTGLEIYSKEQNKRAHFKSDHAITGLVSMVFILLSMLNGIASYFAAKIRHIIRPIYVKLCHYLTGIVAFVIGMVSLALEYSPRRMQSVENKNMLISFTTIVIALTLIGAVKTIYGQMKGFCR; encoded by the exons ATGGCAACCAACACCGGGTCGACCCCAAGCTCCACCGAAACGACGGTTAAATATGTGGAAGTTCTGTTTAATACTATAAACCACGTTCTGATCGGATATGTTACCATATATTTATCCTACGTTTCGTACATGAACGgtttttccaacattttctccTGGCATATTTTCCTGTGTGCCATTGGG TACCACTTCTTTATGGCGGAATCATTTCTAACTTTATATTCATCCAACTCATGGACATCGATGAATGATGCTGGTACAAAACGACACCTGCACTGGATTTTACAAGCGATTGGATTCGTTACTATATTTGTCGGTACTGGCCTTGAGATTTACTCAAAGGAGCAAAACAAACGGGCACATTTCAAATCCGACCATGCCATCACCG GCCTTGTTTCAATGGTGTTTATTCTGTTGTCAATGTTAAATGGAATTGCTTCATATTTTGCTGCAAAAATAAGGCATATTATTCGGCCTATCTATGTGAAACTTTGCCATTATCTGACCGGTATAGTAGCATTTGTCATTG gaatggTCTCACTAGCTTTGGAGTACTCGCCCAGAAGAATGCAGTCAGTTGAGAATAAAAATATGCTTATTTCGTTCACTACGATAGTCATTGCACTCACTTTGATTGGTGCGGTTAAAACGATCTACGGTCAAATGAAAGGATTTTGCCGGTAA